In one Nocardia tengchongensis genomic region, the following are encoded:
- a CDS encoding YncE family protein yields the protein MWWRRIGWALAGTALVAACSSGPATTGGPLPLRKVAAVALPGGSSRFDYASLDSGRGLLFLAHMGAGEIVEVDARAHTVVRTIADTPDVHGVLVVADKHRVYATVTGRDQVVALDEDSGSVLFRAPTGRYPDGLAYDPIRDEVWTTDEHAGSETVVDADTGNVRGTVTLGGEAGNVVYDPGLDRIIVAVQGHDELAVIAPDTLTVTDRIPTPGCSGPHGLALDAAAQIMYAGCEDNATLVTVDLTKHAVTDHNSVGETPDVLAWDPGAQRVYVATESGWVSVLERRAGHTTPAGAGHLADGAHIVVVDPADHHSYFPIAAGTSGPALWEFEPTA from the coding sequence CGCTGCCGCTGCGCAAGGTCGCCGCGGTGGCCCTGCCGGGCGGGTCGTCCCGATTCGATTACGCGAGTCTGGATTCCGGCCGGGGCCTGCTGTTCCTGGCGCACATGGGGGCGGGGGAGATCGTCGAGGTCGATGCCCGCGCGCACACCGTCGTGCGCACCATCGCCGACACCCCGGATGTGCACGGCGTGCTGGTCGTTGCGGACAAGCATCGGGTCTACGCGACGGTGACCGGGCGCGATCAGGTCGTCGCCCTCGACGAGGACAGCGGGTCGGTGCTGTTCCGCGCGCCCACCGGGAGATACCCGGACGGACTCGCCTACGACCCGATCCGCGACGAGGTCTGGACCACCGACGAACACGCGGGCAGTGAAACGGTCGTCGACGCCGACACCGGAAACGTCCGCGGCACCGTGACTCTGGGCGGCGAGGCCGGCAATGTCGTCTACGACCCGGGCCTCGATCGGATCATCGTGGCCGTGCAGGGGCACGACGAACTCGCGGTGATCGCACCGGACACCCTGACCGTCACCGACCGCATTCCGACGCCCGGCTGCTCGGGCCCGCACGGACTGGCACTCGATGCAGCGGCGCAGATCATGTACGCCGGCTGCGAGGACAACGCCACCCTCGTCACCGTCGATCTCACGAAACACGCTGTCACCGACCACAACAGCGTCGGCGAGACCCCCGACGTGCTCGCCTGGGATCCGGGTGCGCAGCGCGTCTACGTGGCGACCGAGAGCGGCTGGGTGAGTGTGCTCGAACGCCGCGCCGGGCACACCACGCCCGCCGGGGCCGGGCACCTGGCCGACGGCGCGCACATCGTGGTGGTCGATCCGGCCGACCATCACAGCTACTTCCCGATCGCGGCGGGCACGTCCGGTCCCGCGCTGTGGGAGTTCGAACCGACGGCGTGA